Proteins encoded within one genomic window of Triticum aestivum cultivar Chinese Spring chromosome 2D, IWGSC CS RefSeq v2.1, whole genome shotgun sequence:
- the LOC123049455 gene encoding uncharacterized protein yields the protein MATLCRQPSLEFDVKVVRVAGVEARLEGSLFVRYYVPAGDGRRRIRVDTREVPCGAGDDDMLWGERVRFQLAGNGGAVAAPGKVAFELRWRPRPSSSGLAAFLGTGRPSSRVLARAELALSASAESWLRLSPAGRELGSGCKAPKLLVEVKVVHAVAAAAHVAVQARKFGGVNECCRGGERCGSCGWVGTEEDMFLSATFTQ from the coding sequence ATGGCGACCTTGTGCAGGCAGCCGAGTCTGGAGTTCGACGTCAAGGTCGTGAGGGTGGCCGGCGTCGAGGCGCGGCTCGAGGGTAGCCTCTTTGTGAGGTACTACGTCCCGgccggcgacgggaggcggcggatCCGCGTGGACACGCGCGAGGTCCCGTGCGGCGCCGGGGACGACGACATGCTCTGGGGCGAGCGCGTGCGCTTCCAGCTGGCGGGCAACGGCGGGGCCGTCGCCGCGCCCGGCAAGGTCGCGTTCGAGCTCCGGTGGAGGCCGCGCCCGTCGTCGTCCGGGCTGGCGGCGTTCCTGGGGACAGGGAGGCCGTCGTCACGCGTGCTGGCGCGGGCCGAGCTCGCCTTGTCGGCGTCGGCGGAGAGCTGGCTGAGACTCTCGCCGGCGGGCCGGGAGCTGGGCAGCGGGTGCAAGGCGCCCAAGTTGCTTGTCGAGGTCAAGGTCGTCCACGCCGTAGCGGCTGCCGCTCATGTGGCCGTGCAAGCGAGGAAGTTCGGCGGCGTGAACGAGTGCTGCCGTGGCGGCGAGCGCTGCGGTAGCTGTGGGTGGGTCGGGACCGAGGAGGACATGTTCCTCTCCGCGACGTTTACTCAATAG
- the LOC123053495 gene encoding lipoyl synthase, mitochondrial: MHGRRHLAASLARTLSQAPSRSISSTPSLLQTLDPTPQSPPLAAPAAGRLAEMRRRLQAETPSLGDFAYSVEVGTRKKPLPKPKWMKETIPGGAKYAAIKAKLRELKLHTVCEEARCPNLGECWSGGETGTATATIMILGDTCTRGCRFCNVKTSRTPPPPDPNEPANVAQAIASWGLEYIVITSVDRDDLPDQGSGHFAETVQRLKTLKPDMLIEALVPDFQGDRSCVEKVATSGLHVFAHNIETVEELQRSVRDHRANFKQSMDVLKMAKEYAPPGTLTKTSVMLGCGETPDQVISTMEKVRAAGVDVITFGQYMRPSKRHMPVSEYITPEAFENYRALGVEMGFRYVASGPMVRSSYKAGEFYIKAMIEDDRAKSGAVADSSC, encoded by the exons ATGCACGGCCGCCGCCATCTGGCGGCCTCCCTGGCGAGAACCCTGTCCCAGGCTCCCTCCCGCTCCATCTCCTCCACCCCGTCCCTCCTCCAAACCCTCGACCCGACCCCGCAGTCCCCTCCCCTCGCCGCGCCCGCGGCGGGGCGGCTCGCGGAGATGCGGAGGCGGCTGCAGGCGGAGACGCCGTCGCTGGGGGACTTCGCGTACTCGGTGGAGGTGGGGACGCGGAAGAAGCCGCTGCCCAAGCCCAAGTGGATGAAGGAGACGATCCCCGGCGGGGCCAAGTACGCGGCCATCAAGGCCAAGCTGCGGGAGCTGAAGCTGCACACCGTCTGCGAGGAGGCGCGCTGCCCCAACCTCGGCGAGTGCTGGTCGGGCGGCGAGACCGGCACCGCCACTGCCACCATCATGATCCTCGGTGACACCTGCACACGCggatgcag ATTTTGCAATGTCAAGACATCACGAACCCCTCCTCCACCAGATCCTAATGAGCCTGCCAATGTTGCGCAAGCTATTGCATCGTGGGGCCTTGAATATATAGTCATCACAAGTGTGGACCGGGACGATTTACCTGATCAGGGGAGCGGCCATTTTGCTGAAACAGTACAGAGGTTGAAGACTTTAAAGCCAGATATGCTTATTGAAGCGCTTG tgcCTGATTTCCAAGGAGATCGAAGTTGTGTAGAAAAGGTAGCAACTTCCGGGTTGCATGTTTTTGCACACAATATTGAAACGGTGGAAGAGCTTCAAAGAAGTGTGCGGGACCACCGTGCAAATTTTAAGCAATCAATGGATGTTCTGAAAATGGCGAAGGAGTATGCCCCTCCTGGCACCCTCACAAAGACATCAGTCATGCTGGGTTGTGGGGAGACTCCCGATCAGGTTATCAGCACAATGGAAAAGGTGCGAGCTGCTGGTGTTGATGTCATTACATTTGGTCAGTACATGAGGCCGTCAAAGCGACATATGCCAGTGTCTGAGTATATTACACCTGAAGCCTTCGAGAACTACCGCGCCCTTGGTGTTGAAATG GGATTCCGTTATGTTGCATCCGGTCCGATGGTTCGGTCCTCCTACAAAGCAGGCGAATTCTACATCAAAGCCATGATCGAAGATGACCGAGCAAAATCAGGTGCTGTTGCAGACTCAAGTTGCTAG